The DNA region GGGAGGCACGAAGCCTAAGGCACCCACGATAACGATCAAAACCAGAACGCCAACAACTGTGAGACCAATTTTCCTAAGTAAACTCAAATAAGATCACCAACGTAGCCGCAGCATTTTGTTTCGAGAGGCATCACTGGTTTAGTGTAACCTCGTCGTGGTGAACTCTATGTGTGCGGCATGCCGTAGTAAGTTAATCATGGTCGCCCTTTCACGAACACTAACCAGCAGGTAAAATAATTTTCCAGGATGAAGTTTATAAATTTTGAATGTAAGAAGAAAGAGGAGACATGTATTAATTCCGATGTTACGTGAAATGGACACTATTAAAGGGATCCTTTTCGATTTAGGTGGTACCCTCATCAAAGAGGGGGGCTGTGAGCTACTTGGCGATGTAGTCTTCACTCTCAACCAACTTAAGTCGAATTATAAATTGGGTGTAGTATCCAATACGGATACCAAGACTGAAGAGGACGTTAGAAGAATTCTAAGGAAGCTTGGGATAGAAGACTACTTTGACACAGTTGTTGTGTCAAAGGATATAGGCTACCGTAAGCCTGATGTACGGATATTCTCTATCGCATTAGAGAGGTTGAGGCTAAAACCTGAAGAAGCCCTGATGGTGGGCAATAGGACGGATGTTGACATTAAAGGTGGAAAGGCTCTGGGCATGATGACAGTTCTCATCGATTGGAATAATGAACCACGCAAGGAACCCCTCCCCGCCGAAGAGAACCCCACCTACACAATAAACTCGATAGATGAACTCCTTAAGATCCTACAGGCTGGGCGCAGGCTTTGAGGAAGTATCGTTCAGGGTGGGCTGTGTGGATAACAGGGCTTCCTGGCTCTGGCAAGTCCACCATAGCGCGTCTCCTCGCAAAGAAGCTCGCTAACAAGGGGATTTTAACCCAGATCCTGTCTTCAGATATGCTACGCAGAAGCCTCACCCCGAGGCTGGGGTATACAGAGAAAGAGAGAGACCAAGTCTATAGTGCACTCATATTCACCGCCAAACTTCTTACACAGAATGGCATAAACGTAATCATAGATGCGACTGGAAACCGGAGGAGGTATAGAGACAAAGCAAGGAAAGAGATCGGCAACTTCCTTGAGGCATATCTAAAATGTCCACTTGAACTCTGCATTGAGAGGGAGAAAAGGAGGAGGAAACTCTTAGGCGCACCGAGAGGGATCTACAAGAAAGGTTTAAACAAGCTGAGTAGTACTGTGCCTGGTTTAGGTGCCCCATACGAGCATCCCCTCAACCCAGAAGTAACCGTGAATACTGATCAACTAAGTTGCAAGGATTCTGCGAACAAAATCCTTGAAGCCGTAGTGTCAAAGTTTGGACTGGAATAATTACGCTCTGCCATACGGCGCATGCCACAGTCTATATAGATGCTAGAATATTTAGAAAGATCGCAGGTTGATAGGAGATAAGAAATGTAAAGACTCCTAACACAAAAAAAGTGGCATTCATAACCTTATTTGAAGCCTTGAATAAACCTAGAGCCACCTCTCTATTTGAGAACGGGTAAAGAGGTTTGAACGGGCTATATGTGAGGAGATCTCCCAATAAATGGCTCACAGTCCCACCGAAGCCAGCAATAAATCCCATCAGTAACCCTAAAGGCTCGTAAGCGTATCTGAGCAGGATGCCGAGAAAGGCGCCTAGAACAATGCCGAACAGAAGGGTGTGCGTAATGCCTCTATGCTTAATTTCAAAGTGAAGATCAATATCTGGGGTTATAGAAAATATTGCCATCAAAATTCCAGTCATAAGAACATAACTCATGTCAGCACCCGTAAATTTAAAAGTGAACATGAAAGGAGAATATATAAGAAAAGATATGCCAGCGTGCCCTTCTTTATACAAGGGGTAAACCCTCAACTCGCGCTTCTCAACTTCTAAGGAAGCCTAAAGCCCAGCCAAAAGTTTCAGAAGCAGTGCCTTCTGCGTGTGGAGCCTATTCTCTGCCTCCTCGAAAACCCAGCTTTGAGGCGAGTCCAATACTTCTGAAGTTATCTCCAGCCCTCTCTGAGCTGGTAGGCAGTGGAGGATTATACAGTCCCTCTTCGCAAGAGATAGAAGTTGGGAGTTAAGCTGATAAGGCTTGAAGACTTTGAGACGTTCCTCCCTCTCAGCCTCCTTACCCAGTGAGACCCAGGAATCCGTAACTAACACATCAGCGTTCCTCGCCGCTTCAGTTGCGTCACGAACTATTGTGGCTCCAGTCTTGATGCTAGGTTCATATCCCTTAGGCGTAGCGACGACCATTTCCATCCCTAACATCTCTGCACCTTGGATTAGAGAATTGCACACATTTGTCCCATCTCCAACCCAACCAACTTTAATCCCAGAGAATCGCCCCTTCGCCTCGAAGATAGTGAGCAGGTCGGCTAGGGCTTGGCAGGGATGATGTAGATCATCCATACCGTTTATGACCGGCTTCTCACAACCCTCGGCTATCTTCTCTATCTGGTCATGGGTGAAAACTCTGGCCATAACCGCGTCGCAGTATCTGCCAAGGTTTTTCGCCTCATCGCGGATGTCCCCCTTAACGAAGTTTGTATCGCTCCAGTGGAGGTAGATGGCGTGGCCGCCAAGCTGCGTCATCCCGACCTCGAACGAGACTCTGGTCCGTGTAGACGTCTTCGCGAATAGCATGGCAAGAGTCTTCCCTTTAAGCTCATCAGAGAGGGGTCTACTCTTCAACTCCCTTGAAAAATTAAGGAGTTCAATCAACTCCGCTTTACTTAGGTCGGCTAATGTGAGGAAATCTCTCCCCCTTAGACTGCCCATACAATCCCCCTATAATCCTGTTGCAATTGTAGGTAGTATTTAAGTCGCCAGCTTAAATCAAGTTTACCATAATTTAGTTAAGTCTAGAACTGCGACAAGATCATCTCCTTCTCCACAAGGTTGCCGCAATAATAACATTTTAGCAGCGGGGGATCCTCCCTCTGGACTATGAAGGTTGTCTTGACAGGCTCCCGACTGTTTGTGATACACGTAGGGTTCGGGCATTTCAAGATCTCTTTGATAATACGTGGAATCCTCACTTCCTTCTTGTCAACTACCTCATAGTCTCGTATAATGTTTATG from Candidatus Bathyarchaeia archaeon includes:
- a CDS encoding adenylyl-sulfate kinase, whose product is MRKYRSGWAVWITGLPGSGKSTIARLLAKKLANKGILTQILSSDMLRRSLTPRLGYTEKERDQVYSALIFTAKLLTQNGINVIIDATGNRRRYRDKARKEIGNFLEAYLKCPLELCIEREKRRRKLLGAPRGIYKKGLNKLSSTVPGLGAPYEHPLNPEVTVNTDQLSCKDSANKILEAVVSKFGLE
- a CDS encoding HAD family hydrolase, which translates into the protein MNVRRKRRHVLIPMLREMDTIKGILFDLGGTLIKEGGCELLGDVVFTLNQLKSNYKLGVVSNTDTKTEEDVRRILRKLGIEDYFDTVVVSKDIGYRKPDVRIFSIALERLRLKPEEALMVGNRTDVDIKGGKALGMMTVLIDWNNEPRKEPLPAEENPTYTINSIDELLKILQAGRRL
- a CDS encoding metal-dependent hydrolase, whose amino-acid sequence is MRVYPLYKEGHAGISFLIYSPFMFTFKFTGADMSYVLMTGILMAIFSITPDIDLHFEIKHRGITHTLLFGIVLGAFLGILLRYAYEPLGLLMGFIAGFGGTVSHLLGDLLTYSPFKPLYPFSNREVALGLFKASNKVMNATFFVLGVFTFLISYQPAIFLNILASI
- the argF gene encoding ornithine carbamoyltransferase, coding for MGSLRGRDFLTLADLSKAELIELLNFSRELKSRPLSDELKGKTLAMLFAKTSTRTRVSFEVGMTQLGGHAIYLHWSDTNFVKGDIRDEAKNLGRYCDAVMARVFTHDQIEKIAEGCEKPVINGMDDLHHPCQALADLLTIFEAKGRFSGIKVGWVGDGTNVCNSLIQGAEMLGMEMVVATPKGYEPSIKTGATIVRDATEAARNADVLVTDSWVSLGKEAEREERLKVFKPYQLNSQLLSLAKRDCIILHCLPAQRGLEITSEVLDSPQSWVFEEAENRLHTQKALLLKLLAGL